In Burkholderia sp. WP9, a genomic segment contains:
- a CDS encoding DNA polymerase Y family protein — protein sequence MLWIAVTLPLLSLEAVKPLTPLPDGSLAKPNRRESRDEADQPHNVEEIGEGRCYALADHAHILMPDFDALRAGVQAGQSRSYALALAPELELLAADPARETQSFESIALALLTYTPKVSLADAHTLLLEVGSGLRLFGGLHALLSRVSATVAEFGYTARIACAPTAWGAWLLAQARCVQQGRRWHVVKETSLVRVLDGLSVSLLPVTPAHRDAFSHVGCATLADLRQLPRSGVVRRFGSGVLDLLAQAYGTRPDPRESFRAPASFHAQLELPSRVDNADALLFAARRLIVQLAGWLSAHHAALSGYTLLLEHELASRHAPKTSSLKIAWAIPSRDAEHLIWLLREKLNQTVLAAPVIELKLVADQISEYAGQSDTLFPMPESDGDSIARLLERLSARLGPENVLQMSVRDDHRPERAMRVEAYQAQAFSRKKRSPAKSRSKVKADKTWLTDELRHAAAEKRHEDGETATQATQATQATQATQATQVTQATRLLSRTNSAKNTSTSTPQPGNAQASLDLPDSALPSQPRPVWMLDKPLRLMMRDQRPIYRRPLKMLTRTERIEAGWWDGNTVERDYYVAADDRGHMFWVYRERLSGEWYLQGLFG from the coding sequence ATGCTGTGGATCGCAGTCACATTGCCACTCTTGTCACTGGAAGCGGTGAAGCCTCTTACGCCGCTCCCGGATGGTTCGCTCGCGAAGCCGAATCGACGTGAGTCGCGCGACGAGGCAGACCAACCTCACAATGTCGAAGAAATCGGTGAGGGGCGTTGTTACGCATTAGCCGATCATGCGCACATTCTGATGCCGGATTTCGACGCCCTGCGCGCCGGTGTGCAGGCGGGTCAATCGCGTTCCTATGCGTTGGCGTTGGCGCCGGAGCTTGAACTGCTTGCCGCCGATCCCGCCCGCGAAACTCAGTCGTTCGAATCAATCGCGCTTGCATTGCTCACGTACACACCGAAAGTGTCTCTCGCCGACGCGCATACCCTGTTGCTCGAAGTCGGCTCCGGGTTGAGATTGTTCGGCGGCTTGCATGCGTTGTTGTCGCGGGTGTCTGCCACGGTGGCGGAGTTCGGCTATACGGCGCGTATTGCCTGTGCGCCGACCGCCTGGGGGGCGTGGCTGTTGGCGCAGGCGCGCTGCGTTCAGCAGGGGCGTCGCTGGCATGTGGTGAAGGAGACTTCACTCGTGCGTGTGCTGGATGGTTTATCCGTATCGCTGCTGCCGGTCACGCCGGCGCATCGCGATGCGTTTTCGCATGTCGGCTGCGCGACGCTGGCCGATTTGCGTCAGTTGCCACGCTCGGGTGTCGTGCGACGTTTTGGCAGCGGTGTTCTGGATCTGCTGGCGCAGGCGTATGGCACGCGTCCGGATCCGCGTGAGTCGTTTCGTGCGCCGGCGTCGTTCCACGCGCAACTGGAGTTACCCTCGCGGGTCGATAACGCGGATGCCTTGCTGTTCGCCGCGCGTCGGCTGATTGTGCAGTTGGCCGGCTGGCTGAGCGCGCATCATGCGGCGCTCAGCGGTTATACGTTGCTGCTCGAGCATGAATTGGCATCCCGTCATGCGCCGAAGACATCGAGCCTGAAGATTGCCTGGGCCATACCGTCGCGCGATGCCGAGCACCTGATCTGGTTGCTGCGGGAAAAGTTGAATCAGACGGTGCTGGCGGCACCGGTTATCGAGTTGAAGCTGGTGGCGGATCAGATCAGCGAATATGCCGGGCAGTCGGACACGTTGTTTCCCATGCCCGAATCGGACGGCGATTCGATTGCGCGTCTGCTCGAACGCTTGAGCGCGCGGTTGGGGCCGGAGAATGTGCTGCAGATGTCGGTGCGGGACGATCATCGTCCCGAGCGGGCAATGCGCGTCGAAGCCTACCAGGCGCAAGCGTTTTCACGCAAGAAGCGCTCGCCGGCTAAGTCCCGGTCGAAAGTCAAAGCGGACAAAACCTGGCTGACCGATGAGTTGCGGCACGCTGCGGCGGAAAAAAGGCATGAAGACGGCGAGACGGCCACGCAGGCTACGCAAGCAACCCAGGCAACCCAGGCAACCCAGGCAACCCAGGTAACCCAGGCAACCCGACTCCTATCCAGAACAAATAGCGCAAAAAACACCAGCACATCCACACCGCAACCCGGCAACGCGCAGGCATCCCTCGACTTACCCGACAGCGCGTTGCCTTCTCAACCTCGCCCGGTCTGGATGCTCGATAAGCCGTTGCGCCTGATGATGCGCGACCAGCGGCCGATCTATCGTCGGCCGCTGAAAATGCTCACGCGTACCGAACGGATCGAAGCAGGGTGGTGGGACGGCAACACTGTCGAGCGCGATTACTACGTCGCGGCCGATGACCGCGGTCATATGTTCTGGGTCTACCGCGAACGTCTTAGCGGCGAGTGGTATCTGCAAGGTTTGTTCGGCTGA
- the imuA gene encoding translesion DNA synthesis-associated protein ImuA — MAAAIQLATTALSSQLRRQVWQGNELAEADSRVISSGYAALDRLLPGQGWSAGGLTELLIEHGGVGEVRLLSHALCHLTKQAERHVMLVAPPYQPCAAALRAWGVDVERVLWVRSSEDQALWAAAQALKQDGIGAVLIWLPNARADKVRRLQVAAQESASLAFLIRPVEAARQSSPAPLRMICEPLLPANAQTINRRQWLQEIGLSIDIFKRRGPPPAEPLRLVLPLQSGLLPENGVGSHQGLKIKHAVDRSHIATLVTGSGEASYAAPGWFAREAEST, encoded by the coding sequence ATGGCAGCAGCGATTCAGCTGGCGACGACCGCGCTGTCGTCTCAATTGCGGCGTCAGGTGTGGCAGGGCAATGAGCTTGCCGAGGCGGACTCGCGCGTGATCTCCAGCGGTTATGCCGCGTTGGATCGGTTATTGCCGGGACAAGGCTGGTCGGCCGGTGGGTTGACGGAATTGTTGATCGAACATGGTGGCGTGGGTGAAGTACGTCTGCTATCTCATGCGCTTTGTCATCTGACGAAGCAAGCCGAGCGGCATGTCATGCTTGTGGCGCCTCCGTATCAACCATGCGCCGCCGCATTGAGGGCTTGGGGCGTCGATGTCGAGCGAGTCTTATGGGTGCGCTCGAGTGAAGACCAGGCCCTGTGGGCCGCCGCTCAGGCCTTGAAGCAAGATGGCATCGGCGCGGTCCTGATTTGGTTGCCGAATGCGCGCGCCGACAAGGTCCGGCGCCTGCAAGTGGCGGCTCAGGAGTCGGCGTCGCTGGCATTTTTGATCCGGCCTGTCGAGGCAGCCAGGCAATCTTCCCCAGCACCATTGCGAATGATTTGCGAGCCGCTCTTGCCGGCCAATGCGCAGACGATCAACCGTCGTCAATGGCTACAGGAGATCGGTTTGTCGATCGACATCTTCAAGCGCCGGGGGCCGCCGCCAGCTGAACCTCTTCGACTCGTTTTGCCTTTACAAAGCGGTTTGTTGCCGGAAAACGGAGTCGGCAGCCATCAAGGACTCAAGATCAAACATGCTGTGGATCGCAGTCACATTGCCACTCTTGTCACTGGAAGCGGTGAAGCCTCTTACGCCGCTCCCGGATGGTTCGCTCGCGAAGCCGAATCGACGTGA
- a CDS encoding AI-2E family transporter, with translation MKSDQLIERLAAVFALIILVGGSLLVLAPFTTALLWGAILSYSSWGLYRRLTAAVGGRRKWAATLIVLIILIVVLGPFVYAGFAFGAHVHDIVALVQRLFEAGLPDLPPWVARIPLVGSSIEAFWERVTSNNSELIAQLRTLAAPAGKWILAAAIAVTHGLGLLALSIVLAFFFYTGGEGAAAWLNAGMRRIAGERADYLLALAGSTVKGVVYGILGTALVQGILAGFGCWIAGVPAPALLGLATFFLSVIPGGPVVVWLPAAIWLYHGGATGWAIFLVVWGVLVVGMSDNVIKPILIGKNSDMPLILVMLGILGGAFAFGFLGVFIGPTLLAVAYTVLHDWTIGAPAAGALAPDMKVPVVDEPSRIKKAP, from the coding sequence ATGAAATCGGACCAACTGATCGAACGGCTTGCCGCTGTGTTCGCGCTGATTATCCTGGTGGGCGGATCGCTGCTGGTGCTGGCGCCTTTCACGACCGCGCTACTATGGGGCGCCATTCTCAGCTATAGCTCCTGGGGCTTGTACCGGAGGCTGACCGCGGCCGTCGGCGGGCGGCGCAAGTGGGCCGCCACGTTGATCGTGTTGATCATTCTGATTGTGGTGCTTGGACCGTTCGTCTATGCGGGCTTTGCTTTCGGGGCGCACGTACACGATATCGTCGCGCTGGTTCAGCGGCTCTTTGAAGCCGGCTTGCCGGATTTGCCGCCGTGGGTTGCCCGGATTCCGCTGGTGGGTTCCAGCATCGAGGCATTCTGGGAGCGTGTCACAAGCAATAATTCCGAACTGATCGCGCAATTGCGTACGCTCGCTGCACCCGCGGGCAAGTGGATTCTTGCCGCTGCAATTGCGGTTACGCATGGCCTCGGTCTGTTGGCGTTGAGCATCGTGCTCGCGTTCTTCTTTTATACGGGGGGAGAGGGCGCAGCGGCCTGGCTGAACGCCGGCATGCGGCGTATTGCCGGCGAGCGCGCCGACTATCTGCTGGCACTTGCTGGCAGCACGGTGAAGGGCGTGGTCTATGGGATTCTCGGCACGGCCCTCGTGCAGGGGATTCTGGCGGGATTCGGATGTTGGATCGCCGGTGTGCCTGCCCCGGCGCTACTCGGGTTGGCGACGTTCTTTCTGTCGGTGATACCGGGTGGGCCGGTGGTTGTCTGGTTGCCAGCGGCGATCTGGCTGTACCACGGCGGCGCGACTGGCTGGGCGATCTTTCTGGTGGTGTGGGGGGTGCTGGTCGTCGGCATGTCCGACAACGTCATCAAGCCGATTCTGATCGGGAAGAATAGCGATATGCCTTTGATTCTGGTGATGCTGGGCATCCTGGGCGGTGCATTCGCTTTTGGCTTCCTCGGCGTTTTCATCGGCCCGACTTTGCTGGCGGTCGCGTACACCGTGCTCCACGATTGGACCATTGGCGCGCCGGCTGCAGGTGCTTTGGCGCCCGATATGAAAGTGCCTGTCGTCGATGAGCCGAGCCGCATAAAAAAGGCGCCTTGA
- a CDS encoding DUF2863 family protein, which produces MRSRIAKRLPPDADKLVGLSLALFASGSRTEDRFWEAKLDALLAKIVRNANQTTLDAALDHLQQNHPDAYGALADMAETHSESFIIEHEGVPHEALLIAAPVLAWTRYMIPSGPLKADAADALRAHLQAHVLAANTRVAMAPFLYSIDQLPRHHVETWRIAQQLAQAAMTGGNVKLNFGELPETSPILADPRFLLAVVAAPVGEPTFRWQEEEHGSRIERGQCLEQWATQGGANLSLVLPGCEFECLLPDAYYSACRDADESVRPHTVRTAVRYLFDTIGAAPQELRAVVAGFGERRIDEYRVGFTRRGSNDVIYGVVWPLYGRENGEPGIDEEPQETAASDDPLEEIVALLKETGVTEVRRHAGRFEPEYCDDCGVPLYADPLGEIVHAEMPEDAEPAQPHFH; this is translated from the coding sequence ATGCGCTCGCGAATCGCCAAACGTCTCCCACCCGATGCCGACAAGCTGGTCGGTCTTTCGCTCGCGCTTTTCGCGTCGGGCAGCCGCACCGAGGACCGCTTCTGGGAAGCGAAACTCGACGCGCTGCTCGCCAAGATCGTTCGCAACGCCAACCAGACTACGCTGGACGCCGCGCTCGATCATCTGCAGCAAAATCATCCCGACGCCTACGGCGCGCTCGCCGACATGGCGGAAACGCACAGCGAGTCGTTCATCATCGAACACGAAGGCGTGCCTCATGAGGCGCTGCTGATCGCCGCGCCCGTGCTCGCCTGGACCCGCTACATGATTCCGTCCGGCCCGCTCAAGGCCGACGCCGCCGACGCCCTGCGCGCGCACCTCCAGGCACATGTGCTCGCAGCGAATACGCGGGTCGCCATGGCGCCTTTCCTTTACAGCATCGATCAGCTGCCGCGTCATCATGTCGAAACCTGGCGCATTGCCCAGCAGCTCGCTCAGGCGGCCATGACCGGCGGCAACGTCAAACTGAATTTCGGCGAGTTGCCGGAAACTTCGCCGATTCTGGCCGACCCGCGCTTCCTGCTGGCCGTGGTCGCGGCCCCGGTAGGCGAGCCGACGTTCCGCTGGCAGGAAGAAGAGCACGGCAGCCGGATCGAGCGCGGGCAATGCCTTGAACAATGGGCTACGCAAGGCGGCGCCAATTTGTCGCTGGTGCTGCCCGGCTGCGAATTCGAGTGCCTGTTGCCGGACGCCTATTACTCTGCCTGCCGCGATGCCGACGAGAGCGTGCGCCCTCACACCGTGCGCACCGCCGTGCGCTATCTGTTCGACACGATCGGTGCTGCGCCTCAGGAATTGCGCGCGGTCGTCGCGGGCTTCGGCGAACGCCGCATCGACGAATACCGCGTCGGCTTCACGCGCCGGGGCAGCAATGACGTGATCTATGGCGTCGTGTGGCCGCTTTACGGCCGTGAGAACGGCGAGCCGGGCATCGACGAAGAGCCGCAGGAAACCGCCGCGTCGGACGACCCGCTCGAGGAAATCGTCGCGCTGCTCAAGGAGACCGGTGTGACCGAGGTGCGCCGGCACGCCGGCCGCTTCGAGCCGGAATATTGCGACGATTGCGGCGTGCCGCTCTATGCCGACCCGCTCGGCGAAATCGTCCACGCCGAAATGCCGGAGGACGCGGAGCCCGCACAGCCGCACTTCCATTGA
- a CDS encoding response regulator transcription factor: MRFSILNSDAERRDGLKALLRQIDRLARFNEAQDWRQVERTLKRQRPDLLVIDWQDWMSIADTRHLLSHYPDLRIAVLTDQISPVAVRDLMDEGVLGVVPRDTDPCLIVRAFEMVLLGGHYVPPGALALDPPLPPDTAIRPFDEKSPPPRRAKLANGLSPRQQQIMRCVHMGSTNKMIARTLGISEGTVKIHLTSIFQQLGAPNRAAAVALYNGWLSNHLQVLRNDADGPVRPIMGQAGVVPLRRRTRRRFHYPLPANDTAALLPMAAEPGAQYGDAPPAGPATDPLAPGPA; encoded by the coding sequence ATGCGATTCTCGATACTCAACTCAGACGCGGAACGACGTGATGGACTCAAAGCACTTCTGCGGCAAATTGACCGGCTGGCGCGTTTTAACGAAGCCCAGGATTGGCGTCAGGTCGAACGCACGCTCAAACGTCAGCGGCCCGACCTGCTCGTCATCGATTGGCAGGACTGGATGTCGATCGCCGATACGCGCCATCTGCTCAGTCATTACCCCGATCTGCGCATTGCAGTGCTGACGGACCAGATCTCGCCGGTCGCCGTGCGGGACCTCATGGACGAGGGCGTGCTTGGCGTCGTGCCGCGCGACACCGATCCTTGTCTGATCGTGCGCGCATTTGAAATGGTACTGCTGGGCGGTCACTACGTGCCGCCCGGCGCGCTGGCGCTCGATCCTCCGCTGCCGCCGGATACCGCCATCCGGCCGTTCGACGAAAAGAGCCCTCCACCGCGCCGCGCCAAACTGGCCAACGGGCTATCACCCCGCCAGCAGCAAATCATGCGCTGCGTTCACATGGGCAGCACCAACAAGATGATCGCGCGCACCCTCGGCATTAGCGAAGGCACCGTCAAGATCCATCTGACCAGCATATTCCAGCAACTCGGGGCGCCGAATCGCGCTGCCGCGGTCGCGCTTTACAACGGCTGGCTATCGAACCATCTGCAAGTACTGCGCAATGATGCCGACGGCCCGGTTCGCCCGATCATGGGGCAAGCCGGCGTGGTGCCTTTGCGTCGCCGCACGCGACGGCGCTTCCACTATCCGTTGCCTGCTAACGACACGGCCGCCCTGCTGCCGATGGCAGCCGAACCGGGCGCACAGTACGGCGACGCGCCGCCCGCCGGACCAGCAACGGACCCACTTGCGCCAGGCCCTGCGTGA
- a CDS encoding energy-coupling factor ABC transporter permease, producing the protein MGFLYTPLPFWVAVGGWIVTAIVVALALWKNPFKRLQDGTLQHVWLAIIVAVSVLWATNAWLDDGTVMHLLGATLVVTLFDWALALIAMAVVTGLAAVVFDAPWQGIALTFLVYGALPVGISTLVQRISIAWLPRNLFMFIFGQGFVSPAIAVSLTAAAALGVHIALADGSMTVIPAGYALSVLLLATGEAWFTGMSTALIAVYRPAWVTTYDVRRYRLGGPRT; encoded by the coding sequence ATGGGTTTCCTCTACACACCGCTTCCGTTCTGGGTCGCTGTCGGTGGCTGGATCGTCACTGCGATAGTGGTCGCGCTCGCGCTGTGGAAAAATCCTTTCAAACGACTTCAAGACGGCACCCTGCAGCATGTCTGGCTTGCGATCATCGTCGCAGTGTCGGTGCTGTGGGCCACCAACGCATGGCTCGACGACGGCACCGTCATGCATCTGCTCGGCGCCACGCTAGTCGTCACCTTGTTCGACTGGGCGCTGGCGCTGATCGCCATGGCGGTGGTCACCGGTCTGGCCGCTGTCGTCTTCGATGCTCCCTGGCAGGGTATCGCGCTAACCTTCCTCGTCTATGGTGCATTGCCAGTCGGCATTTCTACTCTGGTCCAACGCATCAGCATTGCGTGGTTGCCGCGCAATCTCTTCATGTTCATCTTCGGCCAGGGGTTTGTGTCGCCGGCCATTGCCGTGTCGCTTACGGCGGCCGCGGCTCTCGGCGTGCATATCGCGCTCGCCGACGGCTCCATGACCGTGATCCCCGCAGGCTACGCGCTCAGCGTGCTTCTACTTGCCACAGGGGAAGCCTGGTTCACCGGCATGTCGACGGCATTGATCGCGGTGTATCGTCCTGCGTGGGTCACCACTTATGACGTACGCAGATATCGATTGGGCGGACCGCGCACCTGA
- a CDS encoding M14-type cytosolic carboxypeptidase: protein MTLSITSNFDAGAIEVLSCEEAGNIRLRVRPDSHAEFAQWFYFRLSGAAGERCVMTFENAAACAFAEGWRDYQAVASYDRVNWFRVPTSYDGRVLKIDHTPDFDRIYYAYFEPYSEERHAEFLGAVQQMPQATLTELGKSVEGRPISLLTLGTSQTGDTPRKKIWLIARQHPGETMAEWFIEGLVKRLAGWGDWAGDPVARKLYDHAVFYIVPNMNPDGSVHGNLRTNAAGANLNREWMEPDAARSPEVLVVRDAIHATGCDLFFDIHGDEALPYVFVAGSEMLPGFTERQREEQHAFIEAFKHASPDFQDKHGYAASKYREDALKLASKYIGNEFGCLSLTLEMPFKDNANLPDKRVGWNGERSASLGAAMLQAILRHVETFA from the coding sequence ATGACGTTATCCATTACGAGCAACTTCGACGCAGGCGCGATTGAAGTGCTGTCCTGTGAAGAAGCGGGCAATATCCGTTTGCGCGTGCGGCCGGACAGCCATGCCGAGTTCGCGCAGTGGTTTTACTTCCGCTTGTCCGGCGCGGCGGGCGAGCGCTGCGTGATGACCTTCGAGAATGCGGCCGCATGCGCTTTCGCCGAAGGCTGGCGCGATTATCAGGCGGTGGCGAGCTATGACCGGGTGAACTGGTTCCGCGTACCCACGTCGTACGACGGCCGCGTGCTGAAGATCGACCACACGCCGGACTTCGACCGCATTTACTACGCGTATTTCGAGCCGTATAGCGAGGAGCGTCATGCGGAGTTTCTGGGCGCGGTGCAGCAGATGCCTCAGGCGACGCTCACGGAATTGGGCAAGAGCGTCGAAGGTCGGCCCATTTCGCTGCTCACGCTCGGCACGTCGCAAACCGGCGATACACCCAGGAAGAAAATCTGGCTGATCGCGCGCCAGCATCCTGGTGAGACGATGGCCGAGTGGTTTATCGAGGGTCTCGTGAAGCGGCTCGCGGGTTGGGGCGATTGGGCGGGCGACCCGGTGGCGCGCAAGCTCTACGATCACGCGGTCTTCTACATCGTGCCGAATATGAATCCGGACGGCAGCGTGCACGGCAATCTGCGCACCAATGCGGCCGGTGCGAATCTGAATCGCGAGTGGATGGAGCCGGATGCCGCGCGCAGTCCCGAAGTGCTGGTGGTGCGCGACGCGATTCACGCCACCGGCTGCGACCTGTTCTTCGATATCCACGGTGACGAGGCGCTGCCCTACGTGTTCGTGGCCGGCTCCGAAATGCTGCCGGGCTTTACCGAGCGGCAGCGGGAAGAGCAGCACGCGTTCATCGAAGCGTTCAAGCACGCGAGCCCCGATTTCCAGGACAAGCACGGCTACGCGGCGAGCAAATATCGTGAGGACGCGCTGAAACTGGCGTCGAAGTACATCGGCAACGAATTTGGCTGCCTGTCGCTCACGCTGGAGATGCCGTTCAAGGACAACGCGAATCTGCCTGACAAACGGGTGGGCTGGAACGGCGAGCGTAGCGCGTCGCTCGGTGCCGCGATGCTTCAGGCGATCCTGCGGCACGTGGAGACGTTTGCTTAA
- the yaaA gene encoding peroxide stress protein YaaA: MIIVLSPAKSLDYETPPHVKKHTIPDFVDDAAELIGGLRRLSPQQIASLMDISDQLAHLNFQRYAEWSPKFGTHNAKQAVLAFNGDVYEGFNAKTLSAADLDYAQNHVRVLSGLYGLLRPLDLLQPYRLEMGTRFANPRGKDLYAFWGERITQALNAQLKKNAAASRVLVNCASGEYFKSVKPKLLEAPVITPVFEDWKGGRYKIISFHAKRARGLMARYAVENRLDKPEQLKEFDVEGYAFDAEASNDSTYVFRRRVAE, translated from the coding sequence ATGATAATCGTTCTGTCGCCGGCGAAATCGCTCGACTACGAAACCCCGCCTCACGTCAAAAAGCACACGATCCCCGATTTCGTCGACGACGCGGCCGAATTGATCGGCGGATTGCGCAGGTTGTCGCCGCAGCAGATCGCCTCCTTGATGGATATTTCGGATCAGCTCGCGCACCTCAATTTCCAGCGCTACGCAGAATGGTCGCCCAAATTCGGCACGCACAACGCCAAGCAGGCGGTGCTGGCGTTCAATGGCGACGTGTACGAGGGTTTCAACGCGAAGACGTTGTCGGCGGCGGATCTCGACTACGCGCAGAATCACGTGCGCGTGTTGTCCGGCCTGTACGGTTTGCTGCGTCCGCTCGATCTGCTGCAACCTTACCGGCTGGAAATGGGTACGCGTTTCGCTAACCCGCGCGGCAAGGATCTGTACGCATTCTGGGGCGAGCGGATCACGCAGGCCTTGAATGCACAGCTCAAGAAGAATGCCGCGGCGTCCCGCGTGCTGGTCAATTGCGCGTCGGGCGAATACTTCAAGTCCGTCAAGCCGAAGCTGCTCGAAGCGCCGGTCATTACGCCCGTTTTCGAGGACTGGAAGGGCGGTCGCTACAAGATCATCAGCTTCCATGCAAAACGGGCGCGCGGCCTGATGGCGCGCTATGCCGTGGAGAACCGTCTCGACAAGCCCGAGCAGTTGAAGGAATTCGACGTCGAAGGCTATGCGTTCGACGCCGAAGCGTCGAATGATTCCACTTACGTATTCCGCCGCCGCGTTGCTGAATAA
- a CDS encoding putative toxin-antitoxin system toxin component, PIN family: MPGSHVSRGALRVVLDSNVWIDILVFDDPHTRPIAAALESGALAALIDARCLAELTYVLDYPQFVHRNVDKAAALAVVARLAQRVDPVAQTEDTRPLPKCKDRDDQKFLELAHAAQADWLVSKDRAVLKLAKRIARDFGFQIAQPAPFVAAIGASLSVTGETATA, translated from the coding sequence ATGCCCGGTTCCCATGTCTCACGCGGCGCTTTGCGCGTCGTCCTCGATTCCAATGTGTGGATCGACATTCTCGTGTTCGACGACCCGCACACGCGGCCGATCGCGGCCGCGCTCGAAAGTGGTGCGCTGGCCGCGCTGATCGACGCGCGCTGCCTCGCCGAACTCACCTACGTGCTCGACTACCCGCAGTTCGTGCATCGGAACGTGGACAAGGCCGCCGCGCTCGCGGTCGTCGCACGGCTCGCGCAACGGGTCGATCCCGTTGCGCAAACGGAAGATACGAGACCCTTGCCCAAATGCAAAGACCGCGACGACCAGAAGTTTCTCGAACTCGCGCACGCCGCGCAGGCTGACTGGCTGGTCTCGAAAGATCGCGCGGTGTTGAAGCTGGCCAAACGGATTGCACGCGACTTCGGCTTTCAGATCGCCCAGCCGGCGCCCTTCGTCGCCGCCATTGGCGCGTCCCTGAGCGTCACCGGCGAGACTGCAACCGCATGA
- a CDS encoding pyridoxal phosphate-dependent aminotransferase yields the protein MNAPHDTPTSPTFPSRLPNVGTTIFTVMSALAAEKGAVNLGQGFPDFNCDPRIVDAVANAMRDGHNQYPPMAGAAPLRQAISDKIANLYGRRYDATTEITVTAGATQALLTAILCTVHPGDEVIVVEPTYDSYLPSIELAGGKPVFVTLEAPDYAIPFDKLAAAITPKTRLLLINTPHNPTGTVWREQDMRKLEEIVRGTNVLILSDEVYEHMVYDGAPHESVARYPELAQRSFVVSSFGKTYHVTGWKVGYVAAPAALTAEFRKVHQFNVFTVNTPMQIGLADYMKDPAPYLDLPAFYQKKRDFFRAGLANSRFKLLPCTGTYFQCVDYSAISDLPEAEFAQWLTGEIGVAAIPVSAFYHEAHESGVVRFCFAKQESTLATALERLARL from the coding sequence ATGAATGCACCGCACGACACGCCCACGAGTCCCACGTTTCCGTCTCGCCTGCCGAATGTCGGCACGACGATCTTCACCGTGATGAGCGCGCTCGCCGCAGAAAAAGGCGCGGTAAATTTGGGTCAGGGCTTTCCCGATTTCAACTGCGATCCACGCATTGTCGACGCGGTCGCGAACGCCATGCGCGACGGCCACAACCAGTACCCGCCCATGGCGGGCGCCGCGCCGCTGCGCCAGGCCATTTCGGACAAGATCGCGAACCTGTACGGGCGCCGCTACGACGCCACGACCGAAATCACCGTGACCGCGGGCGCGACACAGGCGTTGCTCACCGCGATTCTCTGTACCGTCCACCCGGGCGACGAAGTGATCGTGGTCGAGCCGACCTACGACAGCTATCTGCCGTCCATCGAACTGGCCGGCGGCAAGCCGGTCTTCGTCACGCTCGAGGCGCCCGACTACGCCATTCCGTTCGACAAGCTCGCTGCCGCGATCACGCCGAAAACGCGGCTCCTGCTGATCAATACACCGCACAATCCGACCGGCACGGTCTGGCGCGAGCAAGACATGCGCAAGCTCGAAGAGATCGTGCGCGGCACCAACGTGCTGATTCTTTCCGACGAAGTGTATGAACACATGGTCTATGACGGCGCGCCGCACGAAAGCGTGGCCCGCTACCCAGAACTGGCGCAGCGCAGTTTCGTGGTGTCGAGCTTCGGCAAGACCTACCATGTGACGGGCTGGAAAGTCGGCTATGTCGCCGCGCCCGCCGCGCTCACCGCCGAGTTCCGCAAGGTGCACCAGTTCAACGTGTTCACGGTCAATACGCCGATGCAGATCGGCCTTGCCGACTACATGAAAGATCCTGCACCGTATCTCGACCTGCCGGCGTTCTATCAGAAGAAGCGCGACTTCTTCCGCGCCGGCCTCGCGAATTCGCGCTTCAAGCTATTGCCTTGCACGGGCACTTACTTTCAGTGCGTCGACTATTCGGCGATCAGCGATCTGCCCGAAGCAGAATTCGCCCAATGGCTGACCGGCGAGATCGGCGTGGCGGCCATTCCGGTCTCGGCGTTCTATCACGAGGCGCATGAATCGGGCGTGGTGCGCTTCTGCTTTGCCAAGCAGGAAAGCACGCTCGCCACAGCGCTCGAGCGGCTGGCGCGGCTCTGA